The Athalia rosae chromosome 7, iyAthRosa1.1, whole genome shotgun sequence genome window below encodes:
- the LOC105684304 gene encoding neogenin isoform X5, with protein MELRVALISLTLLTIVGQAVSRSGLQLIVEPQDVVVEQGAPARLDCVAKSSLGSPVIQWRTDDGQPISFIGDSYRSQLANGSLYINGIYPGNSEVTGGYQCLASIDNVGAIVSRTATIRLASLPSFEKEPQDTMVYPGQVAYLSCVLPLSSSPPTIQWLKDEHPLLLDESRMTILPSGALEIDHVQSQDVGSYRCNASGLGQHRLSNKAQLATLTSDIDQETTAPVFIAKPMQQVAIEGTTVTLECAANGNPKPVIFWLKDGIAIDLASLDSRYRIVAASSLMITGIREIDHGLYQCRAENEVETLDASAEVTVQVPPTFVKKPVDKVANENQDLELECEIYGKPEPKVTWLKNGERITLSAYWQLVNGYNLRINGLLPIDAGIFQCIGVNPAGSIQASARLIINQPNETDTLDSIEGSIPSAPRDLTAVIVSTRFVTLRWREPENTNGDILTYYVYYKQDGSQRERVVNTLHNRLEGVIPGLQPNMKYQFRVVAQNAQGTGASSTILDVTTQSEADVPGPPLNLQGHPTNSTSVALTWEEPLITNGRVIRYIITYIEGDNEGKVHETTGTTYELVELMPFTEYNFWVQAVNENGPGASTSEITVRTLSAQPSQPPHNVTLEAGNSTSIIIRWEPPLEGENGVITGYKIKYRRHDRRHWAYITTQSNQRMYQLNGLEKHVVYQVRICALNVNGTGPWSDIMDIEPYERDLDETKVPNVPINLKTKAMSDSILVSWNPPKDQSIKVRGYTLGWGKGLPDNHTQKLDSKQRYYTIESLEPMSEYVITLRATNEVGAGNPAYANVRTMERSVPESIVPLIPPVGLKAIVLSASTMVLYWTDSTLPKSQYVTDKRYYVVRYTSYHHSSNPRYKYYNATDLNCMIDDLKPNTPYEFTVKLVKGRRESPWSMVVLNTTHEAAPSSPPRDLTVQTVDGHPTAVMLHWQPPKQPNGPITGYVISYTTDNTKWDRDWRVEAIIGEQTEIMIKVLQPITTYYFKIQARNSKGYGPFSSTVPFKTPLSNGIVYYDVPHARDGRGLSNMMIYIIVGLSVVFVTGVAVAVVVICCRRTPQSPDHKKGYIKESNQKTNIKPPDLWIHHDQMELKALEKSSINGEASTSGVVSNTLPRSGNQDYSQDSMHINSSSLDKRTYVPSYMGNNDEKCSTLTRQHNRGSHKPKLITLPVDTLPSHQPMATATPIVNSSMSQPTIHNSCGDAPSVRPSYPRTAAQYSLSRAHVTLEPTPESSPDSCSMPSTYEPLQTQIPYSAGNQQYGANNQYASGVYGSSSQPNSTVGVLENANAKRLQGHPLKSFSVPAPPPQSAPSTPAQQKHGVSQVTVRPTISGSPYKKPPITSTQITKNRLASVVNPSHTAEEVERLKPSYSTEELNQEMANLEGLMKDLNAITASEFEC; from the exons GATAGACAATGTTGGAGCAATTGTGTCAAGAACGGCAACCATCAGGCTCGCAA gTCTGCcgagttttgaaaaagaacCACAAGACACAATGGTTTATCCGGGCCAAGTTGCTTACTTAAGCTGCGTTTTGCCGCTATCTTCGAGTCCTCCGACTATTCAATGGTTGAAAGACGAGCATCCTCTTCTGTTGGATGAAAGTCGGATGACGATATTACCTTCGGGGGCTTTGGAAATTGATCACGTACAATCGCAGGATGTTGGATCGTACAGATGTAATGCGAGTGGACTCGGACAACATAGACTCAGCAACAAGGCACAGCTCGCTACGTTGACGAGCGATATtg ATCAAGAAACAACTGCACCTGTTTTTATTGCAAAACCCATGCAGCAAGTTGCTATAGAAGGAACGACTGTCACTTTGGAGTGTGCAGCTAACGGCAATCCCAAGCCAGttattttttggctcaaagaCGGCATTGCTATTGATTTGGCGTCGTTGGACTCCAG GTACCGAATCGTAGCCGCATCCAGTCTCATGATTACCGGCATTAGAGAAATCGATCATGGATTGTATCAATGCAGAGCTGAAAATGAAGTAGAAACTTTGGATGCTTCGGCCGAGGTTACGGTGCaag tgCCTCCAACATTCGTCAAAAAACCGGTCGATAAAGTTGCTAACGAAAATCAAGACTTGGAGTTGGAATGCGAGATATATGGAAAGCCTGAGCCTAAAGTAACGTGGTTGAAAAATGGTGAAAGAATTACGCTGAGCGCCTATTGGCAACTGGTCAATGG CTACAATCTGCGGATCAACGGACTATTGCCAATTGACGCTGGTATCTTTCAGTGCATAGGAGTCAATCCTGCAGGCAGCATTCAGGCTTCGGCACGACTGATCATTAACCAGCCGA ACGAAACGGATACCCTGGACTCCATCGAAGGCAGCATTCCATCTGCTCCGAGAGATCTTACCGCCGTCATTGTTTCCACAAGATTTGTTACTCTAAGATGGAGAGAACCCGAGAATACTAACGGAGACATTCTAACTTATTATGTTTATTATAAACAGGACGGATCACAGAG GGAACGAGTTGTAAATACATTGCACAATAGATTAGAAGGGGTAATACCTGGACTACAACCAAACATGAAGTATCAATTTCGTGTGGTTGCGCAAAATGCTCAAGGGACAGGGGCATCTAGTACCATCCTTGATGTTACGACTCAATCTGAG GCGGATGTTCCCGGACCACCTCTAAATTTACAAGGTCATCCAACAAACAGCACCAGTGTTGCTTTGACATGGGAAGAACCTTTGATAACCAACGGCAGAGTTATcagatatattattacatatatagaa GGTGACAACGAAGGAAAAGTTCATGAGACAACTGGGACGACGTATGAACTTGTAGAACTAATGCCATTCACTGAATATAATTTCTGGGTTCAGGCAGTCAATGAAAATGGACCTGGTGCTTCGACCAGTGAAATTACTGTTCGGACTCTAAGTGCTCAACCTTCACAACCTCCGCACAACGTAACACTGGAAGCAGGCAATTCCACT AGTATAATCATTCGCTGGGAACCTCCGCTGGAAGGAGAAAATGGAGTGATTACTGGGTACAAAATTAAGTATCGCAGACACGACAGACGACATTGGGCATACATAACTACACAGAGTAACCAGAGAATGTATCAACTCAATGGACTAGAAAAACACGTGGTTTATCAAGTTCGGATATGCGCGTTAAACGTCAATGGAACGGGACCTTGGAGTGATATAATGGACATAGAACCTTACGAGAGGGATTTGGATGAAACTAAAGTTCCCAATGTTCCAATCAACTTGAAAA CTAAAGCTATGTCGGATTCAATACTGGTGTCTTGGAATCCTCCAAAGGATCAAAGTATCAAAGTACGTGGCTATACCTTGGGATGGGGTAAGGGACTTCCGGATAATCATACTCAAAAATTAGACAGCAAACAACGCTATTATACCATCGAATCGTTAG AACCGATGTCAGAATACGTAATTACCTTGAGAGCGACGAACGAAGTTGGGGCAGGAAACCCTGCGTACGCCAATGTCCGAACTATGGAACGTTCGGTACCAGAATCTATCGTACCTCTGATTCCACCTGTTGGACTAAAAGCTATCGTTCTTTCAGCTAGCACCATGGTACTTTATTGGACTGATAGTACCCTACCGAAGAGTCAG TATGTGACTGACAAGAGGTATTACGTAGTACGATACACATCTTATCACCACAGTAGTAACCCACGATATAAATATTACAATGCTACGGATCTGAATTGTATGATCGATGACCTCAAACCCAACACACCATATGAATTTACCGTTAAATTGGTCAAG GGAAGAAGAGAATCTCCTTGGAGTATGGTAGTACTGAATACGACACACGAAGCCGCGCCAAGTTCACCCCCTCGGGATCTCACTGTCCAGACCGTAGATGGTCATCCAACAGCTGTTATGCTTCATTGGCAACCTCCGAAGCAGCCCAATGGTCCTATTACTG GTTACGTCATATCCTATACAACGGACAATACAAAATGGGACAGAGATTGGCGCGTCGAAGCCATAATTGGAGAACAGACTGAGATTATGATAAAAGTCTTACAGCCTATTACGACTTATTACTTCAAGATTCAGGCCCGCAACTCTAAAGGCTACGGTCCATTTTCATCTACTGTTCCATTTAAAACACCTCTAA GCAATGGCATTGTGTACTATGACGTTCCGCATGCTCGAG ACGGTCGAGGGCTTTCCAATATGATGATATACATAATAGTCGGACTCTCTGTGGTATTTGTTACTGGTGTGGCTGTCGCGGTTGTTGTTATATGCTGTCGCCGAACCCCGCAATCTCCGGATCACAAAAAGGG atatataaaagAATCTAATCAGAAAACGAATATCAAGCCACCCGACCTTTGGATTCATCATGATCAAATGGAGCTCAAAGCTctagaaaaatcttcgatcaaTGGCGAAGCCTCTACCAGCGGGGTGGTCAGCAATACCTTGCCAAGATCTGGAAATCAGGATTACAGCCAGGATAGCATGCACATAAATTCTAGCTCTTTGGATAAACGTACCTATGTGCCTAGCTATATGG GtaacaacgatgaaaaatgttcTACCCTCACAAGACAACACAACCGAGGAAGTCATAAACCTAAACTCATTACCCTTCCCGTTGATACACTTCCTTCACATCAGC CAATGGCGACGGCTACTCCTATAGTAAATAGTAGCATGTCGCAACCCACTATTCATAATTCATGTGGCGATGCACCTTCGGTCAGGCCAAGTTATCCAAGGACAGCAGCTCAATACAGTTTGAGTAGAGCTCACGTTACTTTGGAACCAACGCCAGAATCTAGCCCAGATTCTTGCAGTATGCCAAGCACTTACGAACCTCTTCAAACTCAG ATTCCGTATTCTGCGGGTAATCAACAATATGGAGCTAACAATCAGTACGCTTCGGGTGTTTACGGCTCTAGTAGTCAGCCAAACAGCACAGTTGGTGTTCTAGAAAATGCGAATGCCAAAAGACTGCAAGGTCATCCGCTTAAAAGTTTTAGCGTACCAGCGCCGCCCCCACAATCCGCTCCGTCGACACCTGCTCAGCAGAAACACGGTG TTTCCCAAGTTACAGTGAGGCCGACGATATCTGGAAGCCCTTACAAAAAACCACCTATAACATCAACGCAAATAACGAAAAACAGATTAGCTTCTGTCGTAAACCCATCGCACACTGCAGAAGAGGTTGAACGATTGAAG CCGTCTTATAGCACAGAGGAATTGAACCAAGAGATGGCAAATTTAGAAGGATTAATGAAAGACTTGAACGCCATTACCGCGTCGGAATTTGAGTGCTAA